In Oenanthe melanoleuca isolate GR-GAL-2019-014 chromosome 19, OMel1.0, whole genome shotgun sequence, a genomic segment contains:
- the LOC130260793 gene encoding lysophosphatidic acid receptor 1-B-like — MNGFSNCSANYTRIWSHYLVLALGIPQLTINVTSVIFNGLVIVTRLAARDLHKPISILFCNLAVSDLFTSFSGFWISMLFITNPDVTIFGSQDMLAPYSLYTTSILSTIYNQVSIGIERYLAVARSMRTRFRVARHHSIAVVFISWLLAFLLGCLPLMGWNCLGAERSVSVLYSPFCVNYLVFITMPNVVVAFLVPLFTYLRIILILRKRKLRMQACGQASSTYKSAETQVARTSISIWLLALVSYAPFLAGVIFDAANRRCHTDLYPGAYIFRNCTAMLITSACLGNPVLYTLRFGALGARLKALRCPSASRVRAIDHA; from the coding sequence ATGAATGGATTCTCAAACTGCTCTGCCAACTACACCAGGATCTGGAGTCACTACCTGGTGCTGGCCCTGGGGATCCCCCAGCTGACCATCAACGTCACCTCCGTCATCTTCAACGGGCTGGTCATCGTCACCCGCCTGGCCGCCAGGGACCTGCACAAGCCCATCTCCATCCTCTTCTGCAACCTGGCTGTGTCTGACCTCTTCACCAGCTTCTCTGGCTTCTGGATTTCCATGCTGTTCATCACCAACCCCGACGTCACCATCTTTGGCTCGCAGGACATGCTGGCTCCCTACTCCCTGTACACCACCTCCATCCTGTCCACCATCTACAACCAGGTGAGCATCGGCATCGAGCGCTACCTGGCCGTGGCCAGGAGCATGAGGACGAGGTTCAGGGTGGCCAGGCACCACTCCATCGCCGTGGTCTTCatcagctggctgctggctttcctgctgggctgcctgccccTGATGGGCTGGAACTGCctgggggcagagaggagcGTCTCGGTGCTCTACAGCCCCTTCTGCGTCAACTACCTCGTCTTCATCACCATGCCCAACGTGGTGGTGGCTTTCCTCGTGCCTCTCTTCACCTACCTGCGGATCATCCTCATCCTGAGGAAGAGGAAGCTGAGGATGCAGGCGTGCGGCCAAGCCAGCAGCACCTACAAGTCGGCAGAGACGCAGGTGGCCAGGACCAGCATCTCCAtctggctgctggccctggtgTCCTACGCGCCCTTCCTGGCCGGCGTCATCTTCGACGCCGCCAACCGGCGCTGCCACACCGACCTCTACCCCGGCGCCTACATCTTCAGGAACTGCACGGCCATGCTGATCACCAGCGCCTGCCTGGGCAACCCCGTGCTCTACACGCTCAGGTTCGGGGCGCTGGGCGCCAGGCTGAAGGCGCTGCGCTGCCCCTCGGCCTCGCGCGTGCGCGCCATCGACCACGCCTGA
- the ZNHIT3 gene encoding zinc finger HIT domain-containing protein 3, giving the protein MRAPGPCAVCGAGGAARYRCPRCGSAYCSVPCCRTHRERCAPEPRQQPQREAAGQVPRPDPAHGPGTSLRDILGEEDEQDRVPPEKLQLLGESEELRDLLLNPHLQQLLLTIDQAQDKSSLMRRFMQEPLFVEFADCCLSIVEPPEKENVLPE; this is encoded by the exons ATGAGGGCGCCGGGGCCGTGCGCGGTgtgcggggcggggggcgcggcccGGTACCGCTGTCCGCGCTGCGGGAGCGCCTA ctgctccgTGCCGTGCTGCCGGACCCACCGCG AGCGCTGCGCTCCCGAGCCCCGGCAGCAGCCGCAGCGGGAGGCGGCCGGGCAGGTTCCCCGCCCTGACCCCGCGCACGGCCCCGGGACATCCCTGCGGGACATCCTGGGCGAGGAGGACGAGCAAGACCGAGTCCCGCCCGAGAAACTCCAGCTGCTGG GAGAatcagaggagctgagggatTTGCTGCTGAAcccccacctgcagcagctgctgctcaccaTCGACCAGGCTCAGGACAAAAGCTCCCTCATGAGGAGGTTCATGCAGGAGCCCCTGTTCGTGGAGTTTGCAGATTGCTGCCTCAGCATTGTGGAGCCTCCTGAGAAGGAGAACGTTCTCCCCGagtga